The following DNA comes from Castanea sativa cultivar Marrone di Chiusa Pesio chromosome 10, ASM4071231v1.
TCCGAttccgaatctcattaaacatcacgttcatgcgttcaaattgttgttgtatggcctgcaaaatgatggacgactcctcccctcccctccttccctatttgatgttttgCCCCTAGAAGACATAATTTTGAAACTACagaaaattgttagaaataattccccACAACaatccctcacgtgtttgcactcaaattatgtcactcccactcgtgtttcactcttaaattggctttttcccgatattagtctcacactctcttgtctttttccactcgtagtttcgccttttcagttctgtattaaactaataaacttgatcaagaaattcaacttgtagtgtttaaacaaataccaacggcaagaaaatatgacaaaaacactaaatcaaaggaagaggacaagagaaaacgatattctggtctgagagaattgaaactacaaacaatttttttttctgttttctatttcttttttgatgtcttttttttcactttttgggggggggggctGGGTGCACAATCTtgacctagtgcacttcaacaaaaaataaaaaaataagaacaatgaatgaagaacacaaaagaaacaagattggatgataacaggaaacaaaagataaagggatagaaaactgattttagaacatGTGCTCcgataccaaatgatgtgaacctcaatcgacacgctttgagacccaacaaaaatattggaatacttgcccaagaaagctaaaattcagatttttgatagaaaccctgacccaacgtttataatcgaaacgcgaaccaaatgtataagttgaccttgacccaatgattataaataatcatgaaccgaaggtataaagtttgaacgccacaaggaagaatccttgataagttcacagttcttgaagaactaaaagaagaacaaagcctcaccttttatgatttttattcaataatataatgaaaaacgtttacagacttcaggacctatttaagggctccataaaacttgacaaacaagaaaatatatttttaaataactcctaattgataccttaccatattaggaatcaaatttgacctaaaaaacattaaatgcacctaaaaacaaggaaaatatctaaaaaacgttctaaataataaaagccctaaattcaggtagatttggtctgaaataacagctccagaataggaaaaaatctccattaactgatatagagctggaaagtcaatcagacATTAATCCACACCATAATCACTCcaaattaagccagatcagccctaaatagcttgaattaaatttattacgcttttatcttcctttgggctaagcttggaatgtcctgcattagaatcagcccaaatctcttgaatcagcccattaattgcttctttgatcttcttggatcttgctcttgtaataggcccaactgaaACATACAATAGATCCTTgtatgcttgttgattctcatcaaagtTTATAGCCCATCTCGTCCCTTACTAGTGACGTGAACAAAAATTCTGAATCACCTCATGAGCTGGTTCCATAGCTGAATTTTGAGGTGGAGGCAAAAGGATTTGCTTTGGAAGGTTCATGAGACCAGCGGCTACACTATTTGAAGGTATGAGTGCCCTGTTGCGGGCAATATCTTTTTTACCCTTAACTGATGAACTCTAGGCCCGTGCTATGATTTCTCCTTGATTAAATTGGCTGATTTGTTTAAATCCATGGGGAACGTGGCTCCCTTAGAGAAGTCCGTGCTATTCAGTCCGTTATCCGTGGACACCGTGGCCTTGGGAGATTGATCACGACTTGGTTGGGCCTCTTCActctttcttttatcaactCTCATATGATTGTTCCTAGGCCCCGCATTCAAATAAACGATATCACCACTCACTCTGAGATAGCCAGTACCACTACCTTGTAGCTTGTTTCTTACACCTCTATTTCCTTGTCGTTTTTGGGTGACCACCACCCACGGTCCATATGCATCCTCTTTCTCAAGAGACTGAGGGGCCTCACCCTGCCTGAGGTCCACCAAATCACACCCTTCGTGTGAGTTGCTGACAGGGCCATCCTCACTGTCATCGTTATCCTTATACGACTTGGGAAAGCTCTAAAGAGTGTATAGGCATGCTTCCTTCCAATCGCCAATCCGGCCACACGAAAAACAAGGTATATGGACACCTTCGTAGTTGACAGGTTGATGGATGGCTCCTATTAGTATGTTAGTAACCAATGGTTTATCCACATCCACCTGAACACAGAGCCTAGCAAAACGACCTCTCGCTTCTGCTCCATTATGGGTGTCAATCCGAAGAACCTTTCCTATAGAGTTCCCTATCTTCTTTAAGACCTCCACTTCATAATATTCAATGGGTAGTTCATTTAGTCTAATCCAAACTACAATGGAAGAAACATTCGCTGTTGAAGGCTTGAAATTTGGCTCCCATGGCCTTATTGATAGGAATTGTTCCCCTATGAACAACAGACCTTTTCTGAGGACCATATCATGATCTTCCTACAGTTGAACCGCGTTAGTAAAAACTCCTTCCCTAGGTACTAGGACTGCTAGTAGTTACTATTTCATCttatatatcataatttttctttttgttgaatatATATTAGCATATGCAATCATACACAACCTTTGCTCCTTTTTCAAAACAATAACTACATATAACGATatcaaattttacaattttttttttcataattattaacaTAAATAGATTGTTGttaatgtataataaaaaaaataatgtcaataaTTGTCCTAtataaaagagattaaaaatagtaattaaaaaaaaaaagtaaactttATTGTGTATGGAAAATGTTTCTTTGaaaactaatttggagagaaattcTGTTGAGGAGATAAACACACCCTGGGAAGCTttcttgaataattaatatagcATGTAGAGACACAATTTAATCCAAAAAGCCTAAGCCCAATAGGTAtgtactcaattatgttatattaactactcaatattcttattattattcaatgtgaGATTTCACTCACACACGTGTAACCCAACAAAACTCCTCAAACTCtttatatatcttttaattgaatgtgaattttaaaaatctaataattaGATTGttgttaatatataataaaaaataatttcaataattttcctatataaaagagattaaaaataataattaaaaaaagagtaaattttaTTGTGTATGGAAAATGTTTCTCTtaaaactagtttggagagagcCCCCCTTaaactctttatatatatatatcttttaattggatgtgaatttttaaaatctaaccgttggattgcatgtaattattatattctccatgcttgcaaaatttcaagaaaatcaaagattaataactatgtcgttaatcaaatgtttaaatttcatgtttttgtggtttaaaattatgcataaaaaaataagttcattgatcTAATTGTAAATACATTcgatttgaaaaaaatttgacatgcttgttagaacatgcaattcaacaattatattttcaaaattcacatctaataaaaaaggctaaaatgcaaaactgaccctctaagtttcaccgtttgtcatttcagtcctctaagttttagttttgtcatttcagtcctctaaattttagttttgtcatttcagccctctaagtttcaaagtttgtcaatttagtcttcCGTTACCTTCTATCAAGTATTGCcgttttgaatgattttttttaaaaaaattaattttattttattgaaaaacgctaattacccaaaaaaaaaatcttaaatttgcTATTCAGAACAACAAGAAGACCAAAACTTTTCAGAAACCTAGATTGTCATTATatcaaatacacaaaaaaaaaaaaaaaaaaaaaaaaaaagagcaaagctTTTCATTTACATAATCAAAATccaatctttttcttcatttcttttcccCACAGTTCCACACACCAACcgaaactaaataaaaaaaaaaacatgggcATGTACCCTACCTTGACTGCATCGAAAGGGTTAACAATAATAGCAGAAGAGAAAAGCATTGTCGGCGGCAGAGATAGCTCGCTTTCGGAACCCCAAAGTCACCCCAATCCCACCTCTTCAACTCTGCTATCCACAGCCTAATCCTAGTTGTCCATCTACGAGTTCTGACTTCACTCTATCTCTGTCTCCACCATCCTATTCTTCCTAATCAAAAAGTTGTCCACCGTAAAAATGTTTgggctaataatttttttcagtcaaattaaattaagaaattaaataataaaaaaaatcatccaaaacAGTGTTGATTTGGTTAGTTAATGGCACTACTTGACAAAATGGTAACGGAAGACTGAATTGACACTTTGAAACTTGGAGGATTGAAAAAGACaactgaaacttagaggactaaaataacaaaaggtGAAACTTAGAAAgtcaattttacattttagcctaaaaaaatatgaaataagtTTGAAAGATTTCTCTCTAAACTTGTTCTCGTTATTTTTAAAAGGTAGAAAACCCACATCcacatttttcatatttgattattctgatTACTGAATTGATTGATTGACAATCATTTTAACTCTTTACTGATTATAGAAGGATCATATTAACCAACATATGCCTTTAAGACCTACATTAATAAACTATttgaaaaaacattttataaaaaaaggttaaaaaaatttaacaactttttaaaattcccataaaatatttctttaaataaataattaatatgtcTTTACATCATACACCAACCGAAgccattataaaaataaaacatcacTGTTTAAGCACCACACCACAATAAATTTTCCCGAGAGAGTAAGACATCTCTCTCACTGACAGGTGGACCTCACAATTATAGGGCCCACCTGTCTGTGAGGGAAGGCTTATGCGCCGGGCGCAtaccaaattttttcaattctcccAGTCAACCAATCAACGCCTTCTTATTCTTATTAGGTACATTGATTCCCACTCACCCATTTGACCCACCCGCGCTTTCTTTTCGGTCTCTAGTCTCTACTATTCAACATTTATATTTCAAACTATTCTGCACTCCAAGGTACTTCCAGTTAGTTCCAAAGCAAAAATGTCTAAGTGCTTCAGCTTCACCGAATCAAAGAACTGGTGCTATCGATCCTCTTTCACCAAATCGGGGCTCCGATCCACCATCACCGACCTCAAAGACGGCACCGTAATGCACTGCTGGGTCCCAAAGACCCACAAAGAGTCCGAGCCCGAGCCCGAGCCCAAGCCCAACCTGCTGCTCATCCACGGCCTAGGAGCCAACGCACTGTGGCAATGGGCTGACGTCATCCGGCACGTCACCCCTTACTTCAACGTGTACGTCCCTGACCTCGTGTTCTTCGGCGACTCGTTCACGACACGGCCTGAGCGGAGCGAGTCGTTCCAGGCCCAGTGCGTGATGCGAGTCATGGAGGCCAACTCGGTGAGGAAGCTGAGCCTGGTGGGCCTCAGTTACGGCGGGTTTGTCGGGTACAGCATGGCGGCGCAGTTTAAGGAGGCGGTGGAGAGGGTGGTGCTATGCTGCGCCGGGGTGTGCATGGAAGAGAAGGACCTGAGGAATGGTGTTTTCAGGGTCTCGGATTTGGAGGAGGCGGTTAGGATATTGGTGCCTCAGACGCCTGAGAAGCTCAAGGAGTTGATGGGCTACACTCTGTTCAGGCCTCATCCTTTTGGATTCATGCCCTCTTGCTTGCTCACTGATTTCATTGATGTAAGTAATTAAGACTATCACTCGTATCTTGTCCACCCATTCACACTCACATACAGACATACAATTGCAGACACTTGTAGTAACTACTCACTACCTAGTACCAACCAATAATTGATAGCACATGCTCTATCttccattcaaaaaaaaaaaacaaaaaaaaaatttgatagcaAATGGTTATAGTGATTTAATTtgattaacaaaattaattgagGGCCcatctattttatatatatattaatgctaagATGGTGAAAGCCTGaatagatgttttttttttcttcttctggaTAGAGAAATTTTAACCGTGAACGTCTCAGTCGAAATGCTAGCAAGTGATTTAATAAATGTACATATTCGTTGGCTGTATGGGCAGGCAATGTGCGCCGAATATGTAGAGGAGAAGAGGGACTTGATCCGAGCTATACCCAAAGACCGGAAACTTGAAAACCTTCCTAAAATATCTCAGGTTCAgaactgtttttctttttcttgtttttctcttatttctCCCACAGCTAATGAGTTGAATGCAAAAGTGgaagataatttaatttttctttcacatCTTCTCATGCAGCCTACGTTGATAATATGGGGAGATCATGATCAAATATTCCCATTGGAACTGGGTCACAGATTAAAAACGTATAAACCCTGACTTTTTACCTTTCACTATTTAGTACTAATATTGATTAGTTTGAGAGCTTGATGCAGTgtattattaacttttttttatgtactGGGGACTCGTTGAAATACAGGCATTTGGGGGATAATGCTCAACTAGTAGTCATCAAGGATGTAGGGCACGCCTTCAGTGTAGAGAAGCCCAAAGAGTTCTACAAGCACTTGAAATCCTTTCTTGTTGATTTGCAATTCCCACCAAGTCCAACGAGTCCACCTCCCaaggatcaaaataaaaaaacgagTTAAGAAGGGGGCTAGAACAAGAATACATTTTAACCCCTTTTATTCCACTTTACAAt
Coding sequences within:
- the LOC142613239 gene encoding uncharacterized protein LOC142613239; the encoded protein is MSKCFSFTESKNWCYRSSFTKSGLRSTITDLKDGTVMHCWVPKTHKESEPEPEPKPNLLLIHGLGANALWQWADVIRHVTPYFNVYVPDLVFFGDSFTTRPERSESFQAQCVMRVMEANSVRKLSLVGLSYGGFVGYSMAAQFKEAVERVVLCCAGVCMEEKDLRNGVFRVSDLEEAVRILVPQTPEKLKELMGYTLFRPHPFGFMPSCLLTDFIDAMCAEYVEEKRDLIRAIPKDRKLENLPKISQPTLIIWGDHDQIFPLELGHRLKTHLGDNAQLVVIKDVGHAFSVEKPKEFYKHLKSFLVDLQFPPSPTSPPPKDQNKKTTSVEEVPRRNN